Proteins co-encoded in one Papaver somniferum cultivar HN1 chromosome 5, ASM357369v1, whole genome shotgun sequence genomic window:
- the LOC113284422 gene encoding KH domain-containing protein HEN4-like isoform X1: MEGSSSSSSSFNPNNKRPFDHSSSPIESNNNKRGFFKTPPPPIKLSAGETLFRILCPAIKTGGVIGKGGAIIRQFREETGAKIRIDDSIPGCDERVILIIADTVKQRSQKEQNSNEVISSNAGGGGGGGGGGGDTEGVEDDVLGANLIHLVENGGSDDDVSPAQKALIRVFERILKVDEEKVGGSGGGESSEDGGGGGGGGGVEEEEKEKSLMGTTTSTTAQNLSSVVCRLLAPSNQVGCVLGRGGKIVEKIRQGSGAQVRVLPKDHIPVCAIPGDELIQITGNYSAVRKALLAVSSCLQDNFRTDAATSTPNKTPASVLRGSGVPGGQVDQFPSRGYPPGTHSLDYHSRGFAGSEGIGASHRMVPEEDIVFRMLCHLDKVGSLIGKGGSVIRALQSDTGASIKIADAEPDSDERVVLISARENSEQRHSSAQDAVIRVQSRIAEVGFEPGAAIVARLLVPSQQIGCLLGKGGSIIAEMRRSTGASIRIFPREQVTKSGAQSDEVVQAIGSLHSVQDALFQITSRLREAYFPTKLPYPNVGAPPYMSGPLEPPVPMFRPRHEPPSPGHYPHIGYPNSLEHPAGPAQHMEHPPVPMHGMDHPGVPNLDHGPYSYSNERPAYGPAFDTPSPRSWAQQPVSTGNPWCGADPGTGYSSRDVHSRSQLSVLATTTVEMVIPLMFLGCVYGENNGDLNQIRQISGAKITGHDVRPGSVEGVVIVSGTSDQIHAAQSLIHAFILSGQAAA; this comes from the exons ATGgagggttcttcatcttcttcttcatctttcaatcCTAATAATAAACGACCCTTTGATCATTCATCATCacccattgaatcaaataacaataaAAGAGGTTTTTTTaagacaccaccaccaccaataaaaTTATCAGCAGGTGAAACCCTATTTCGTATACTCTGTCCAGCTATTAAAACTGGTGGTGTAATTGGTAAAGGTGGTGCAATTATTCGTCAATTCCGTGAAGAAACAGGTGCTAAAATTCGTATCGATGATTCTATTCCTGGTTGTGATGAACGTGTTATTCTTATTATTGCTGATACTGTGAAACAACGTAGTCAGAAAGAACAGAATAGCAATGAGGTTATTAGTAGCAATgccggtggcggtggtggtggcggtggtggaggaGGAGATACCGAAGGTGTTGAAGATGATGTTTTGGGTGCAAATTTGATACATTTGGTGGAAAATGGTGGTAGTGATGATGATGTTTCGCCAGCTCAAAAAgcgttaattagggttttcgagagGATATTGAAGGTGGATGAGGAGAAAGTAGGAGGTTCTGGTGGTGGGGAGAGTAGTGAagatggaggaggaggaggaggaggaggaggagtagaagaagaggagaaggagaaatcgttGATGGGAACAACAACTTCGACGACAGCACAGAATTTGAGTTCAGTGGTTTGTAGGTTGTTGGCACCGAGTAATCAAGTTGGCTGTGTACTTGGAAGAGGAGGGAAAATTGTCGAGAAAATTAGGCAAGGGAGTGGAGCACAGGTTAGGGTTCTTCCTAAGGATCATATTCCAGTTTGTGCAATCCCTGGCGATGAATTAATACAG ATAACAGGGAACTATTCAGCTGTAAGGAAAGCTCTTTTAGCTGTTTCAAGTTGTCTCCAGGATAACTTCAGAACTGATGCCGCCACCTCTACTCCGAATAAAACGCCTGCTTCAGTGCTTCGGGGCAGTGGTGTGCCTGGTGGCCAGGTAGACCAATTTCCATCAAGGGGGTATCCACCTGGAACTCATTCACTGGATTATCATTCAAGGGGGTTTGCAGGATCTGAGGGTATAGGTGCGAGCCACAGAATGGTTCCAGAAGAGGATATTGTGTTTAGGATGTTATGCCATCTTGACAAAGTTGGCAGTTTGATTGGGAAGGGTGGATCGGTTATACGAGCTCTACAAAGCGACACTGGTGCCTCCATCAAGATTGCGGATGCAGAACCTGATTCAGATGAGAGAGTTGTCCTCATATCTGCAAGAGAG AATTCAGAACAGAGACATTCTTCTGCACAGGATGCTGTTATTCGGGTGCAGTCAAGAATTGCAGAGGTTGGATTTGAACCCGGTGCTGCAATTGTTGCGAGGCTTTTAGTACCATCACAACAGATAGGCTGCCTGTTGGGTAAAGGAGGTAGTATTATTGCTGAAATGAGAAGATCCACAGGTGCCAGTATACGTATTTTTCCAAGGGAGCAGGTTACGAAATCTGGCGCCCAAAGCGATGAAGTTGTGCAG GCTATCGGGAGCTTGCATTCTGTCCAAGATGCTTTATTTCAAATTACCAGTAGACTTCGGGAGGCTTACTTCCCAACAAAATTGCCTTATCCAAACGTTGGTGCCCCACCTTATATGTCTGGTCCACTGGAACCCCCTGTTCCTATGTTTAGACCAAGACACGAGCCTCCATCTCCAGGGCATTACCCTCATATTGGATATCCCAACAGTTTAGAACATCCTGCTGGCCCAGCCCAACATATGGAGCACCCTCCTGTTCCGATGCATGGAATGGATCATCCAGGAGTCCCAAATTTGGATCATGGGCCATATTCTTACAGCAATGAGAGACCAGCTTATGGTCCGGCCTTTGATACCCCTTCTCCAAGGTCATGGGCTCAG CAGCCAGTAAGCACTGGAAACCCTTGGTGCGGTGCAGATCCAGGGACAGGATATAGTTCAAGAGATGTGCATAGCAGAAG TCAACTGTCTGTTCTAGCAACCACCACTGTTGAAATGGTGATTCCTCTGATGTTCCTGGGCTGCGTTTACGGGGAAAACAATGGTGACCTGAATCAAATTAGACAG ATCTCAGGTGCAAAGATAACTGGTCATGATGTGAGGCCTGGGAGTGTGGAAGGAGTGGTCATAGTATCTGGAACATCAGATCAGATACATGCAGCTCAGAGCCTTATCCATGCTTTCATCCTTTCCGGGCAGGCGGCAGCCTGA
- the LOC113284422 gene encoding KH domain-containing protein HEN4-like isoform X2 translates to MEGSSSSSSSFNPNNKRPFDHSSSPIESNNNKRGFFKTPPPPIKLSAGETLFRILCPAIKTGGVIGKGGAIIRQFREETGAKIRIDDSIPGCDERVILIIADTVKQRSQKEQNSNEVISSNAGGGGGGGGGGGDTEGVEDDVLGANLIHLVENGGSDDDVSPAQKALIRVFERILKVDEEKVGGSGGGESSEDGGGGGGGGGVEEEEKEKSLMGTTTSTTAQNLSSVVCRLLAPSNQVGCVLGRGGKIVEKIRQGSGAQVRVLPKDHIPVCAIPGDELIQITGNYSAVRKALLAVSSCLQDNFRTDAATSTPNKTPASVLRGSGVPGGQVDQFPSRGYPPGTHSLDYHSRGFAGSEGIGASHRMVPEEDIVFRMLCHLDKVGSLIGKGGSVIRALQSDTGASIKIADAEPDSDERVVLISARENSEQRHSSAQDAVIRVQSRIAEVGFEPGAAIVARLLVPSQQIGCLLGKGGSIIAEMRRSTGASIRIFPREQVTKSGAQSDEVVQAIGSLHSVQDALFQITSRLREAYFPTKLPYPNVGAPPYMSGPLEPPVPMFRPRHEPPSPGHYPHIGYPNSLEHPAGPAQHMEHPPVPMHGMDHPGVPNLDHGPYSYSNERPAYGPAFDTPSPRSWAQPVSTGNPWCGADPGTGYSSRDVHSRSQLSVLATTTVEMVIPLMFLGCVYGENNGDLNQIRQISGAKITGHDVRPGSVEGVVIVSGTSDQIHAAQSLIHAFILSGQAAA, encoded by the exons ATGgagggttcttcatcttcttcttcatctttcaatcCTAATAATAAACGACCCTTTGATCATTCATCATCacccattgaatcaaataacaataaAAGAGGTTTTTTTaagacaccaccaccaccaataaaaTTATCAGCAGGTGAAACCCTATTTCGTATACTCTGTCCAGCTATTAAAACTGGTGGTGTAATTGGTAAAGGTGGTGCAATTATTCGTCAATTCCGTGAAGAAACAGGTGCTAAAATTCGTATCGATGATTCTATTCCTGGTTGTGATGAACGTGTTATTCTTATTATTGCTGATACTGTGAAACAACGTAGTCAGAAAGAACAGAATAGCAATGAGGTTATTAGTAGCAATgccggtggcggtggtggtggcggtggtggaggaGGAGATACCGAAGGTGTTGAAGATGATGTTTTGGGTGCAAATTTGATACATTTGGTGGAAAATGGTGGTAGTGATGATGATGTTTCGCCAGCTCAAAAAgcgttaattagggttttcgagagGATATTGAAGGTGGATGAGGAGAAAGTAGGAGGTTCTGGTGGTGGGGAGAGTAGTGAagatggaggaggaggaggaggaggaggaggagtagaagaagaggagaaggagaaatcgttGATGGGAACAACAACTTCGACGACAGCACAGAATTTGAGTTCAGTGGTTTGTAGGTTGTTGGCACCGAGTAATCAAGTTGGCTGTGTACTTGGAAGAGGAGGGAAAATTGTCGAGAAAATTAGGCAAGGGAGTGGAGCACAGGTTAGGGTTCTTCCTAAGGATCATATTCCAGTTTGTGCAATCCCTGGCGATGAATTAATACAG ATAACAGGGAACTATTCAGCTGTAAGGAAAGCTCTTTTAGCTGTTTCAAGTTGTCTCCAGGATAACTTCAGAACTGATGCCGCCACCTCTACTCCGAATAAAACGCCTGCTTCAGTGCTTCGGGGCAGTGGTGTGCCTGGTGGCCAGGTAGACCAATTTCCATCAAGGGGGTATCCACCTGGAACTCATTCACTGGATTATCATTCAAGGGGGTTTGCAGGATCTGAGGGTATAGGTGCGAGCCACAGAATGGTTCCAGAAGAGGATATTGTGTTTAGGATGTTATGCCATCTTGACAAAGTTGGCAGTTTGATTGGGAAGGGTGGATCGGTTATACGAGCTCTACAAAGCGACACTGGTGCCTCCATCAAGATTGCGGATGCAGAACCTGATTCAGATGAGAGAGTTGTCCTCATATCTGCAAGAGAG AATTCAGAACAGAGACATTCTTCTGCACAGGATGCTGTTATTCGGGTGCAGTCAAGAATTGCAGAGGTTGGATTTGAACCCGGTGCTGCAATTGTTGCGAGGCTTTTAGTACCATCACAACAGATAGGCTGCCTGTTGGGTAAAGGAGGTAGTATTATTGCTGAAATGAGAAGATCCACAGGTGCCAGTATACGTATTTTTCCAAGGGAGCAGGTTACGAAATCTGGCGCCCAAAGCGATGAAGTTGTGCAG GCTATCGGGAGCTTGCATTCTGTCCAAGATGCTTTATTTCAAATTACCAGTAGACTTCGGGAGGCTTACTTCCCAACAAAATTGCCTTATCCAAACGTTGGTGCCCCACCTTATATGTCTGGTCCACTGGAACCCCCTGTTCCTATGTTTAGACCAAGACACGAGCCTCCATCTCCAGGGCATTACCCTCATATTGGATATCCCAACAGTTTAGAACATCCTGCTGGCCCAGCCCAACATATGGAGCACCCTCCTGTTCCGATGCATGGAATGGATCATCCAGGAGTCCCAAATTTGGATCATGGGCCATATTCTTACAGCAATGAGAGACCAGCTTATGGTCCGGCCTTTGATACCCCTTCTCCAAGGTCATGGGCTCAG CCAGTAAGCACTGGAAACCCTTGGTGCGGTGCAGATCCAGGGACAGGATATAGTTCAAGAGATGTGCATAGCAGAAG TCAACTGTCTGTTCTAGCAACCACCACTGTTGAAATGGTGATTCCTCTGATGTTCCTGGGCTGCGTTTACGGGGAAAACAATGGTGACCTGAATCAAATTAGACAG ATCTCAGGTGCAAAGATAACTGGTCATGATGTGAGGCCTGGGAGTGTGGAAGGAGTGGTCATAGTATCTGGAACATCAGATCAGATACATGCAGCTCAGAGCCTTATCCATGCTTTCATCCTTTCCGGGCAGGCGGCAGCCTGA